One genomic region from Hemiscyllium ocellatum isolate sHemOce1 chromosome 13, sHemOce1.pat.X.cur, whole genome shotgun sequence encodes:
- the LOC132821336 gene encoding ankyrin repeat domain-containing protein 65-like — protein sequence MTPLQLAVEAGNVKAITYLLKKGADIDAKDENNQTALHKAAANGNKEILQLLLNQNATVDASDRNQLTPLHRAAESGTVAAQLLLQFGAFIDSRDLLQMTPLHHAAFQGHVTVAGALIEHGADVHARNWMDKTPLHLAAEKGHCHIVRLLISNGADMLAKTKWNETTANLAMERNHQKVVNVLRQQSIKQ from the exons ATGACTCCACTACAACTCGCAGTTGAGGCTGGAAATGTCAAGGCCATCACCTATTTACTGAAGAAAGGAGCTGACATAGATGCCAAGGATGAAAATAACCAAACCGCTCTGCACAAAGCTGCTGCAAATGGAAATAAGGAG ATCTTGCAGCTGCTACTAAACCAAAATGCCACAGTGGATGCTTCAGATAGAAACCAGCTCACACCTTTGCACAGAGCTGCAGAAAGTGGAACAGTTGCTGCTCAACTGTTGTTGCAGTTTGGTGCTTTCATTGACAGTAGAGATCTACTACAAATGACCCCTCTGCATCATGCTGCTTTCCAAGGTCATGTGACAGTGGCTGGAGCTCTAATTGAACATGGAGCTGATGTCCATGCCAGAAACTGGATGGATAAGACTCCTTTACATCTGGCTGCAGAGAAAGGCCACTGTCATATTGTACGGCTGTTGATTAGTAATGGGGCTGATATGCTAGCCAAAACCAAGTGGAATGAAACAACAGCCAATCTTGCCATGGAGAGAAATCACCAAAAGGTTGTTAATGTCCTGAGACAACAAAGTATAAAACAATAA